AAGATGGCGGTAGCATTCCACTTAGATTTGACCCCAAACCTCAACCATAACCTAATCGCTTCGATTACTTGAATGCACGCAGAAAGCACAGTGGAAGATTATTATTTGCACTAGGTGTAGAGCAGATGCGTACACCCAGGAACAGGGACGAACTTCTGATGATGGAGCTTGCTAACTTATACAAGAGGATCAAGTTCAGTTGCCCACTTATTTTTGGTCTTTCCTTCAGTCGATGAACCACCAGTACCATATAACTCCGTTGATGCCAGCCTTGTCGAATCAACGTAGTCAGGCGGACAATGTGCCGGTACGCCGCCAAATAAGAGGCATACAACTCTGAGCAATTGCATGAGACCAGTTTCCTTGTAATCAGACCCCCAAACGCATCCTTTTATGAAGCTTCTTATCAGTTCCCAAATAGAGTTTATGATCTTAGGTATGAGCCATAAGATCGAGAAGTAGTTCTTGTTTGGCGCTTCGTCAACAGTCTTGCAGCACAATCATAACACAAACAAATTAATCcagttaaaaaaaatgaaaaaaaaaaaaaaagaaatccgcTCTGATCAGTGATAGTTTGCAATATAGATAGAGAAACTAAAGAGAGGGAGGTGGATGGACGTGCTCACTTTGCCTTTGAAGAAGCTGTTGAAATACGCACACGTCCCAAAGTGTTTAAACTCAGTGACGGAGTTATCAGAGGGGACTCGGGGCACAATATCGTTGCAATAAACGGTCCTATAGTAATTAGGGAGCAAGTTATTGTTAATTTGGTCTTCCATGAACTTTCCAAACTGCTCATTTCCCACCCTTGGTTGCCCGAAAGTGTAGACCCCGTCCAATCGCTCCAACATCGACGTTTCCCCATGATACGCCAAAATTGCTGGAAACAGAATTGCTAGGGCACCGCCCAGGCTATGACCCGTGACTATGAATTTGGCCTTGTCATTCTTCTTCAAAAGCTCTTTCAGCTTTCCCCTAACAGTGTAGTAAGCATAGTCGTGGCCGCCAAATATTTGGATCAAGTTCTTGGGCCAACCCGTGAGCTTCTGCTGGCCGAGTGCTTTGAGGAATCCGGCATGCACCTTTCCCAACCCGGGGAACTCGTACCATGACAGATCAACGTCTGAAACCCAATCTAGAGTGTCGAAGGGCGAAGTGCCCCTGAAGGCCACCACGATCGTTTCCGTATCGGTGTTTTCATCTTTCCGGAACAAGAAACCTTGTGTTGTTGCTTTCTTTTGATAATCTGCCAAACAGGAAAGATTTTGCATGATAACAGTGGTCGTTACTGGGGAGTCGATCGACGATTATAagctagggataatttcaggatatctaacaatttcactgagccccctgagattttgaaaattacacatCCCTCCCTTAATTTGATAGCTTTAATAACAAAagcttaaaataatattgacttggtcaaatttttaaacGAATACCCAAAAATACTCTTGTGTAATAAGTTTTAATTTACTTCTCTATagaattataagattatctaatgtaattataaggaaaaaGTGTCGAATTTTTTATATCCATACCTaatatttgataaacaactataataataattttatcactataataagatacttttgatggtatttaattatgaatttagatttataagatagaaaataaaatgttgAAATGATTGATttagagtttatgaatttttgagtagtgggattatcataattcagtagtgattttgggtatttccttttgatttattgttaattttaataccaaaaaaatagaaaacaaagattagCAAAAAAACATCGAATTACGTATAAAATTAACtcataaaaaattattagttaGACATTTAGTTACAATAGAATCCAGATATAATAGtgataattttatatttttttggcaaaaaattaaaataaaaaagaataagaaggaaaaacaatgaaaaaataattttaaagtcATTCTAAATATAAGCATACGAAACAAGGAAAtcttattaaaatatttaagaatactattgtcattttaaatgataaTATAGGCatgtataatttttcaaatctcaaatAATCtcaatgaaattgtcagaaacctcagaaTTATCCCTATAAACTAACACAAATATACTAGTTACTTGATAAGGCTTAGGACTTGGGTAGGAAATAATTACCGTTCCAGAAATCGTAAAACGCCACGAAATCCATCTGCCAAAGTTTTTTAAACCCGATTTCGTTAATTATCAGGATGCTGGACttcaaagaggaaaaaaaaaaaagggagaggaagagaaaaagaTTAATGTCGTCATTACCTTCCAGTGGTCGGTGACGGTGGATTCAATAAAAGCCTTGTTCTCATAAGCAACTTTGGCAGCCATTATTGAGAGATGGGGATTATACCTACTATCCCCAGCTGCGATGTTCTCATCCAAATCTTGCCGCAAGTCCAGAAATGCTAGAACCGACAGGTACTTGGCCGATGTCTCGTCCGGGATGCCTATGACTTGACCTACAATTGAAAATGAAAACGAATTGAAACTGAGTCTTGATTGGATCGAAAGAGCCACTGTAATGGCTCAAGTTTGGTGGTCTAATGATTACAAGCTGCAGAATACAAGAAGATTAGTGATATACTGGTGCTGCAAAATAGAGAGAATTTAAAATCTTTAGTTCTTCACAGATAGATTGTACACTTTAATCACACATTTGGTCAAGAACGCTCTTGATTATCCGTCTATGCTATTTAGATCTAGCAGGCCATATTTCCAACTTTGTGCGACAACTTCTACACAAAATTTTAGGATCAGAAATTTCTTTTTGAACCTTCATGGTTTGTAATCATAATCAGATATTCTGGGTAATGTACTGTCGGTTCCAGGTGGCGGGGTGGGAATAATCATTACGATGGAAACTTTCCTATttctacaaatattcttttttcacTTCTGTTGAATATGATCTACAAAATCAGTAGAGACAAATCCCAAAATCAGGTGTccttttgatcttttttttttttttttggggaggggTGGGGTGGGGGGAGGAGGGAGGGCATCGCCTTTTTTGCCATGATATCTCATTAGCATGCATCATAAATCCGTGAATCTACAGATACTGAACCGGATCTTTagtttattctctttttttttttcccttcttaaaTAAATGAGAGTCAACATagcaaaattataaatttttcaATTACCTGTTGAAATCTTTTTCTTAGAAAATTATGTTTTTGGTTCATATTATTTTAAAAAGATCGGGTGCATTCCGTAGTAATCCAAATCGAAAGAGATGCGGAGGATCATGGGCCCTGATGTGGTTGTGACCTTATTCTGCAAGGCATTTGTACCGTGCACCGTTCGCTGACGTCAGATGTTCGAAGAACTGCCATGGCCGTCTCTAAATGATGAAATTATTATAGTAAGATGCTTGAATTGAATTACCCTTCAAGCATGATACCTTTCCCGTAATAAAGACTTAAAGAGACGTAAGCggccaggaaaaaaaaaacaaaaaacaaaaagagagagagaaagaaagaaagatatcCATAGATCGATGCAGTACATCTAATGGAAGATATCCATGCATGCATAAATGCAAAAACATGAACAAGTGCAAAAACATGAATTATAATCAGCTCATGGACGACTTGAAATTCCCAAAGCCATATTCCCTAGCTATATATCAAAACAAAAGCTCATGAGTTGTCCAGAAAGGTTCTGCAGTGAGCAAAGTTGTAAACGTCAgtggaaagaaatgaagaagaatatAGAAGACGACGTAAGTAGTAAAGTAAAATCATTAACCGACGAGGGGATTAGTAGAGTCTACCAGTCACTAGGTTGTAGATGAGCACGAAGATGTTGGTATTCATGTGCAGCAGGTTAAGCCACTGCTCAAGCAAGTTCCCTAACCATGCCACGGGTTTTGCGACTAGTCGTAAAAGTATTTGCGCCACTACCGTAAGAAATATGATCCATCTAGGTGCAAAAGGCATCTTAGTCCCTTTGGGAACGTCCACAAATTTTCTGTTATATATGTTACTGGAGAACAGGAAGCAAACGAGATCGACGAGGCCAGCTTTCTCTGGACTTAGCAGCATATAATTGCTGCAAAATGACTTGTTGCAAGCCATTTTTTCCTGACCGAGATCAACCATTGAAGTAATTGATCAGAACTAGGATGATAAAATTGGTTCACTAGCTAGTACTAGTAGTTGGACTTGGAGAAAGCCTTGAATCTGCAAGACCCCTATATATAGAGAGGGAGCCATTAGTGTTTGCCCtgctcaagtttttttttttcctctttctttcttcttttaggTAATTATGCTCACGCACGTGGAGAACGTTTCCTACTGTTTCAGCTACTTATTTACATCGTTTCAGCTACCTGTTATTGATGATAATGTATGGTAAAATGAAAACTAACTCAACAtccattttctttcaattgcacgaCTTTACTAGGTCGGATGATATACCGCTTTTCCTGATAGAATTCCTCATCCAccaaaaaagtagaaaaaaaaaaggatatgtGCCTCTCTTCCCTCAATTATATGGGGTTGTAGACACATCGAGTTGAGCCAGAAGCATCTACACTCACACAAATTATTGTCGTTGGCATCTAGAATAACTTCAATCGTgatcatgcatatttttttgaCGTTAAATGTATGCAAATTAGTAATcttttttgggaaaaatttcaaattcttttattCAATACAATTAGAATGCTTTCTTTTCTAAATCAGAGTATTTCCTTTTGTATCCTGCCCAGTATACATTCTTCTATGCTTCTAACCGTGTGTAACATGATTCTGAAACTTCATGTCAAGATTTATTAAGTATATTTAGGAAATCAGGACTCATCAAATATTGAGGTATAGGTCAGTCAACTTTAAATAGAAAAGTAGATATTAAAAATctttcaaaagttttgaatCATGTTTTAGGTTTAAAAGTTTCTTTAAAGCAAAAGGTGTTCATGAAAGAAACTCGAAAGCCAGTCATTAGAATTGGGTTAGGAATTAGGATTCTCTCCATTCATTGGATTTCTCTCCATTCATTTTTAtctaaattattataaaatcattcaattaTGTCATTACTTTTGCTTTGATTTCTATATcagtttattaaaaaataatattcttTTTAGATTATTTTAGTATTCAAATAGCATAACACATTTGAACCGTAAAAAAAATCGAGTCAAAATTGATATAAATTTTGTAATAATTAATCAGACAGCAAACTTTACTCAACTTCATACAAAATTTTAAGTAACACAAGTGACGAAATAtattatactccctccgtcccactttgatagttctgtattcctttttcttctgtcccaaattatagtccactttccaattgaaaattgtagttgtattttaatttttttaaaatatccttattcaatgtaagtagttgttactataaacctacttcatttaatgagagttgattctttttttaccatgaattcaagttcccataaagttgtaccatatttaatgtgaggatattttaggaaaatagcaatctaaatttacttttccaacaaaattaactactttttcttaaactatgtgaaaaaagaaacagaactatcaaagtAGGATGGAGGGAGTAAATGATCTTAGTTTTTGAAAgtaatttttaaattaatttattgTAATATAATGGAGAGAAATTTACTCCAATGCAATGGAAAGAAGCCCAGGCTTTTAgaattattttttcctttttttttaaaaaaaatgttgctATCAGTAAGCAGACAAAATTTTGACATATTGGAAGGGCATCTTGCTTTATCTAATATATTCAATCAAGCGAAGTAATCCCACCGTGGATCAATAATTACAAGCGCGTGGATCAATAATTCTCTTGGATAGGACTTCTGCAAAAGCGACCATTGTATATACATCCTCTTGCCGCTAATTAGATTGAATCACACTTCTTTCAGTCATAAAAGGAAGAAAGATTCGATCGCACTTAAtgtccttttttcatttttcgttCAAAATGTTGAAGATCACAACTCAACAGTAAATGTTGTGCATCATCCTAGATCTACCCAATTAGTGGCAGAGTTAAGACCTATGGTTAGGGGCGCAATCATCAATGTATTGATTCGTAATGGAGTTAAATTTTCAGTATGGATGATCGAATATTGTTATACTTAAAATACACTATagtgtaaaaatttttcacacTAACAGGTATAGATATATGACTCATGAACGAAAtgtgaatttaaaatttgaatgataATAGTGTGTCATTCATTTATACCTGCTcatgtaaaaaaaatatattttatactGACAGTTTATAAAAATTAATCCCATACTTATATTGTTGTTTTAGATTTACTATTAACATCATAGTGGTATTAAACTaaaaaaggatgaaatttttttcATAAAGCGAATCTATGTAGAATTTTTATATATACagagataattttagaaatttgaaggAGGGGACATAAATAAATATTCAAACTTTGTAAATGGTAACATAAGGAACTTGACAGAACATGGGAATGGAAGGGGCAAATaagtatttttagaaaattgagaggGTGAAAATAAAGTGTAAAAATGAAAATCCTACAAAATGTTGAGGCTAATTTACAATTTTATAAAACTTAAAGGGGGCAATTCGATATTTTTAAAGAATTTGAGGGAATGTAAATGAGGTGCAAAAGTGAAAAAAACTACAAAATATCAAATCTATTTTATAATTTCATAAAATTTGAGGGGGGGGACAATTGCCCATGGCTCCGCAAACTGTACCCACCTTGAATAAAATACGACCAATGTGGCGAGGGTGTGCTCCCGCCGCCCAGGGGGTTCGGGTCGCCCGTCGCACATCGAGAGAGATTGTGAAGCATTAATTTCTGGATTTAAGATTCATAGATGATCGATTTAGGtactaattgattgaatccAGTTATTTTATGGGTCCCTCTTAGATTGTCCGTTTGGACCGTTCTTTCGATTCTCATTGAGTGTTTAATCTAACTATGTGTGTTGTTGATTTTTGACtcgagaaaaaagaataaaatacggccaagaaaacttcacaccctttgaagaaaataaaatacaCCGGTTCAGTCATTAGTGGGAATTAAGAATCATATCCACTGGACACAATCCGACAAAAATCCAACAACCCCAATTCACTACTCGCTTTTTACGTGTTAACCTCCAAAATATATACTTgatgaaaagaataaaataaaataagaaaataacaaGGTTAGAGATTGACAAAAGAAGAGCATATCCAAACTGTTTTCGAATTCAATGATTGAAATATTTTGATCTCAAAAAGTTTAGAAAAGTGATATTTGCACTCTTAAATTAGTGTCTTGCACTTTTAGGAGCATATTAGTCAATGAATAGATTAGAGCGCAAGAGACTAAAATGGAAGTAGGAATATCAATTCCTATATTTTGAGGCTTTACATATATTGGGCATCCTAAACTAAAGTGCAATCAATGGACCGTAATTTATGAGGAGTACGTTTACAAATACAATTAAACGAAACGAATTTTCCTTCTTCCACCTAAGAAATTCCATCGAGTATGTTGGTACACGAGGATGAGCCAATttggagaggaaaaaaaaagggtattGCAACCTCATGCAAGTATACACCGGAAAGGATAGAAGTTtgtggaaaagaggaaaaagaatatGTTCCCAAAGAAGGCGTGCTTTTTAATTTTAGGCACAGCGAAGGATTCTTTCAGTTCCTTCCTCCTCCTAATATGTTTGTTCGGTTCGTTTGCCAGCCGATCATCCTTGTGAGTTGTCAACAATCCTCCTCTCAATGAGTCAATTCTTCTGATGCCTGGCTTCCATCTTCACAATCCCTGGTAGCAGATATTGACAGAGACTTCTAAGGCTATAGCTACCATCAATGTTTTTAATCAAACGTGCGAAATGTTTTCCTTGCACAATTTATTTCAAAGGTGGgggaaaaaacaagaaaaggaaattaaGGTTTTTTGAATCAATGAAAACGCGATTTGGATGGGTTTGCTTTTCCTCCCTCCATCGTCCGACTATGGCGGCGATATCTCCACCAAGTGCAAAGCTGCCACCTGCAGCAGTAGTAGACAATTGTCCGTCAGCGAAATATGAGGATAtggtctctctttttttttccgaagATGATAAATCTATTCTATCCTACACTAAAGGGGAGAGAGCGAACCTAAAGAGGTTTAGAAATAATCTGGAGAGGATTGAACCATCACTGGATCAGACGGATGCACAGTATATTTGTCTgaattttttagaaataaatCACTTAGGTGATGGCCACCAGTCTAAAGGCGGATGGTTACGAGGACATGATCTCAGAACTCTGAGTTCTACTACTACTTGATGTGCTGCGTGCTCTTGTAAGCGAAGTCGTGAATTTCGTGTCAAAGTGTCATGCAATTCTTATGCTTCTCATGTCGAAGCGTCAATATAGCTTTCCTGTTTTTGTCGTTTTGGATGTTGTCTCTATTATAATATTCTTTCTTTTAAacgttcctttttttttttttttttttgggtgaatcCATGCGTGCATACAATTCTGTCAAGTTTTAAATCACGCAGGAGACACTACAATATATATGGGAAGATCGAGTTTTTGTTAAGActgtttgataatccaattcaacacttaaatatAATGAATTCATATTTTAATATAGTCAACtatgtttgataataaaaaaataaaatatttaaattaaattattaattGATACTTAAATTAGACTTCAGAATACTATGTTTTATATGGTGTTTCAAGATTTAATTCACGTTTGTAATTACCaatactcctcatataatacTAAAAAGATATGAACTAATCAAACGGTAATTAATCAGGCTACATTACACTTTAGACAGTGgtttaaggggaaaaaaaataggAATCTTAATCAAGATattcagaagaaaaaaaagggtgcAATTCGACCAAATCTAGTATTTTCTCAATCAAATCTTCCAAAAAGATCAAATGAAATCCGACAAACAGTTGATTTCTGCCTGATTTGACTCATTATTTGGTTTACAAAAGTTCGGTGGAGTCCGGGCCGGCCATCTGATTTCACTTGTTAGTCTAGGGATGATGGATCCTTAGCAACCAGAGCATTAAACTTCAGCAACATAAATATATCAAGGAGTATACCTTGATTTTTGCGAAGAGACACTACTGAGCGTGTATATTATGCATTCATATCTTTTTTAATCTTATAAAAAGAAAAGCCTTTCTGATCGATCGCATGCGCTTCCTCCACGGTTGAGTTGGCTCACCATTTCTGCATTCACTTCCTGCCTGTGCTTCTATCAAATTCCCATCTTCCTTCCTAACAACAACAGTCCCTCATTCTATTCTCCTCTTCTGCATGTTCAAAGTTGCATTAGTATTCAGCATAGTTCCCCTTATCTCCTTCTTTGTCACCCATTTATCTCCTTCTTTGTCATAACTCCCCTTACTTTCCTCATGGATTCTTCCTTCTTAGTTGCTTCATTGCATTCCAACCACTCTTGCGTTGCTTTATTTATATATAGTCATTCCTGGACAGTTCTCCTCTTTACTGAATTGAATCTGGTTTCCGGACTTCCAAACTTACCAATGCCTTGGAAGTCCGGAAGCAAAATATCCTGAAATTGCTCAATAAATATCCTGAAATTGCTTAATTATTGTAATTTTGTTTTGAAGGCTCGtgcaaggaaggaaaaaaaaaaaagaagagaaagaaaaagcaaaaaaaatggaaattcaaagaaaaaagcAGAAAACTATAGGCTATAGGTGTTAACTCGACTTCTTGATATGGGTTGCATGGTTGGTTTTGACTCAATTTCTTGACATTGATTACGATTCCATCGCTCTAGGGACCGATTTCTCTACCTTCCTGTAGGCTGTAGGAGGATACAAATGACATAGTGGGGACTAAAGTATTTGCATAAAGTGTTTcctgaaagaaaaaaataaattgttCCTCTCATAAAACAAGAGTTTTGTTCACCATAATTTCTACAACACCGAGAACGAATACTACGAAATATAACATCAAACATATTTTACAAAGCTTTCAAAAAATGACGGTGcaaattttggtttaatataCAAATTTAGTAAACTTACACACAAAAATCGGACATTAATAATAcgaatatatttaaaattatggaactaaaattttttaactattgctAAGTTTTGCTAaacattttattcttttgttactattgctttAGGTACATTGGTCTTGCATAGTCTCCAAAAAAGATTTCTCACTCAACTTTTGTATAGCTCTATAGAAATTTTGTACAATAACTTAATAGTTTGGAGACTTTCATTCATTCCTATGTTTTAGAGGAGGTAAATTAGACATACATTAACATGAATTTAACAGGATAGTTAGTAAAATCTCATATTACATGCGTTGTAagtagattaaaaaaaaatactcataatacgtacacattcatatatttatcaaacactcacaataaattttttggtATTATACTCGATCCATTTAGTATACTTCAGCATA
The genomic region above belongs to Coffea arabica cultivar ET-39 chromosome 7c, Coffea Arabica ET-39 HiFi, whole genome shotgun sequence and contains:
- the LOC113698414 gene encoding triacylglycerol lipase OBL1-like, encoding MVDLGQEKMACNKSFCSNYMLLSPEKAGLVDLVCFLFSSNIYNRKFVDVPKGTKMPFAPRWIIFLTVVAQILLRLVAKPVAWLGNLLEQWLNLLHMNTNIFVLIYNLVTGQVIGIPDETSAKYLSVLAFLDLRQDLDENIAAGDSRYNPHLSIMAAKVAYENKAFIESTVTDHWKMDFVAFYDFWNDYQKKATTQGFLFRKDENTDTETIVVAFRGTSPFDTLDWVSDVDLSWYEFPGLGKVHAGFLKALGQQKLTGWPKNLIQIFGGHDYAYYTVRGKLKELLKKNDKAKFIVTGHSLGGALAILFPAILAYHGETSMLERLDGVYTFGQPRVGNEQFGKFMEDQINNNLLPNYYRTVYCNDIVPRVPSDNSVTEFKHFGTCAYFNSFFKGKTVDEAPNKNYFSILWLIPKIINSIWELIRSFIKGCVWGSDYKETGLMQLLRVVCLLFGGVPAHCPPDYVDSTRLASTELYGTGGSSTEGKTKNKWATELDPLV